One Phreatobacter oligotrophus genomic region harbors:
- a CDS encoding L-2-amino-thiazoline-4-carboxylic acid hydrolase, producing the protein MTTETAAATPPAHPAGLSMIEKRRIEAEILKHVYDQLKASHGVEVARSTIGEAVRRSALEQASRFAAQQGSTSLQAFIDMQSLWTAEGALTIEEVGRSESTYAFNVVRCRYSEMYKAMGLGEIGGLLSCQRDGTFCEGYDPKLKLERTQTIMQGASHCDFRFTYEADQPKA; encoded by the coding sequence GTGACCACCGAGACCGCCGCCGCCACGCCGCCCGCCCATCCCGCGGGCCTCTCCATGATCGAGAAGCGGCGGATCGAGGCGGAAATCCTCAAGCACGTCTACGACCAGCTCAAGGCGAGCCACGGCGTCGAGGTGGCGCGCTCCACCATCGGCGAGGCGGTGCGCCGGTCGGCCCTGGAACAGGCCTCGCGCTTTGCCGCGCAGCAGGGCAGCACCTCGCTGCAGGCCTTCATCGACATGCAGTCGCTGTGGACCGCCGAGGGCGCGCTGACCATCGAGGAGGTCGGCCGCTCCGAGAGCACCTACGCCTTCAACGTGGTGCGCTGCCGCTATTCCGAGATGTACAAGGCGATGGGCCTCGGCGAGATCGGCGGGCTGCTCTCCTGCCAGCGCGACGGCACGTTCTGCGAGGGCTATGACCCCAAGCTGAAGCTGGAGCGCACCCAGACCATCATGCAGGGCGCCTCGCATTGCGACTTCCGCTTCACCTACGAGGCCGACCAGCCGAAGGCGTGA
- the recF gene encoding DNA replication/repair protein RecF (All proteins in this family for which functions are known are DNA-binding proteins that assist the filamentation of RecA onto DNA for the initiation of recombination or recombinational repair.) — translation MGAQPIRGRVTRLALSRFRSYRAATLEPRADLVALVGQNGAGKTNVLEALSFLTPGRGLRRATLAEAAHDQGDGGWAVSATVEGPYDEAVLGTGIDGGDPETRSRQCRVDRVPVGSAAAFADHVRVVWLTPAMDGLFLGSAGERRRFLDRLVLAVDADHGSRVNALERSLRSRNRLLEEVAPDPAWLDAVEHETAELAVAVAAGRAETVRRLAGLIEATKDPASPFPFALLALDGTLEAGVLERPAVSVEDEYRAVLRDNRHRDRAAGRTTAGPHLTDLLAVHGPSGAPAERCSTGQQKALLIGLVLAHARLVAEMAGFTPVVLLDEVAAHLDPARRAALYDALEGLRAQVWMTGADPQAFEALAARADIFTVADGVVSR, via the coding sequence ATGGGCGCACAGCCCATCCGCGGACGTGTCACGCGCCTCGCCCTCTCCCGCTTCCGCAGCTACCGCGCCGCGACGCTCGAGCCGCGCGCCGATCTGGTCGCGCTGGTCGGCCAGAATGGCGCGGGCAAGACCAATGTGCTCGAGGCCCTCTCCTTCCTGACCCCTGGCCGCGGCCTCAGGCGCGCCACCCTCGCCGAGGCCGCCCATGACCAGGGCGATGGCGGCTGGGCGGTCAGCGCCACCGTCGAGGGCCCCTATGACGAGGCGGTGCTTGGCACCGGCATCGACGGCGGCGATCCGGAGACGCGCTCGCGCCAGTGCCGCGTCGACCGCGTGCCGGTGGGCTCGGCCGCCGCCTTTGCCGATCATGTCCGCGTTGTCTGGCTGACCCCCGCCATGGACGGGCTGTTCCTCGGTTCGGCCGGCGAGCGGCGGCGTTTCCTCGACAGGCTGGTGCTGGCGGTCGACGCCGACCATGGCAGCCGGGTCAATGCGCTGGAGCGGTCGCTTCGCTCGCGCAACCGCCTGCTGGAGGAGGTCGCCCCTGATCCGGCCTGGCTCGACGCGGTCGAGCACGAGACGGCCGAGCTTGCGGTAGCGGTGGCTGCCGGCCGCGCCGAGACGGTGAGGCGCCTTGCCGGGCTCATCGAGGCGACCAAGGATCCGGCCTCACCCTTCCCCTTCGCGCTGCTCGCCCTCGACGGCACCCTCGAGGCCGGCGTGCTGGAACGCCCTGCGGTGAGCGTGGAGGACGAGTACCGCGCCGTGCTGCGCGACAACCGGCATCGCGACCGCGCCGCTGGCCGGACCACGGCCGGGCCGCACCTGACCGATCTCCTGGCGGTGCACGGGCCCTCCGGCGCGCCGGCCGAGCGGTGCTCCACCGGCCAGCAGAAGGCGCTGCTGATCGGCCTGGTGCTGGCCCATGCGCGGCTGGTGGCGGAGATGGCCGGCTTCACGCCGGTGGTGCTGCTCGACGAGGTGGCGGCCCATCTCGACCCGGCGCGCCGCGCCGCGCTCTACGACGCGCTGGAGGGCTTGCGCGCCCAGGTCTGGATGACCGGGGCCGACCCGCAGGCCTTCGAGGCCCTCGCGGCCCGCGCCGATATCTTCACCGTCGCCGACGGCGTCGTCTCCCGCTGA
- a CDS encoding response regulator, with amino-acid sequence MNGLISKKAEQLLSSVDVLIVDDNQFMRKVVRNILTNIGIKTIHEAADGLAGLEHIRVHAPDIVILDWEMPMLNGAELLRIVRNPRSFPMPDVPIIMLTSHLERWRVMEATRLGVHEFVAKPISGKALLERIISIIVKPRPMVQLDGYYGPEPRKLLVEPRLKARAQQQPANVA; translated from the coding sequence ATGAACGGCCTGATTTCCAAAAAGGCGGAACAGCTTCTGTCGAGCGTCGACGTGCTGATCGTCGACGACAACCAGTTCATGCGCAAAGTCGTGCGCAACATCCTCACCAATATCGGCATCAAGACGATCCACGAGGCCGCCGACGGCCTCGCCGGCCTAGAGCACATCCGTGTCCACGCGCCGGACATCGTCATCCTCGACTGGGAGATGCCGATGCTGAACGGGGCGGAGCTGCTGCGCATCGTGCGCAATCCGCGCTCCTTCCCGATGCCGGACGTGCCGATCATCATGCTGACCTCGCATCTGGAGCGCTGGCGCGTGATGGAGGCGACGCGGCTCGGCGTGCATGAATTCGTCGCCAAGCCGATCTCCGGCAAGGCGCTGCTGGAGCGCATCATCTCCATCATCGTCAAGCCGCGGCCGATGGTGCAGCTCGACGGCTATTACGGTCCCGAGCCGCGCAAGCTCCTGGTCGAGCCCCGTCTCAAGGCGCGCGCCCAGCAGCAGCCCGCCAACGTCGCCTGA
- a CDS encoding alpha/beta fold hydrolase, with protein MIEHAVTDRLFPGFRKLDIATSGTTIRLRTGGTGPALLLLHGYPQTHVLWHKVAPRLAERFTVVAADLRGYGDSGKPATDAGHTPYAKRAMAKDMAEVMSALGHETFFVCGHDRGARVAHRLALDHAERVRKLCVLDIAPTREMYAGTTDTFARAYWHWFFLITPAPFPERMIAADPDAYWLKKCGSGSAGLSPFTPEALAEYLRCFRDPATIHASCEDYRAAATIDIAHDDADGDRKVACPMRVLWGQHGVIERCFDALELWRQRAVEVSGRALPGGHYLAEELPEEVAGELEAFFG; from the coding sequence ATGATCGAGCATGCGGTGACGGACCGTCTCTTCCCCGGCTTCAGGAAACTGGACATCGCCACGTCCGGCACGACCATCCGGCTGCGCACCGGCGGCACCGGCCCGGCGCTGCTCCTGCTCCACGGCTACCCGCAGACCCACGTGCTCTGGCACAAGGTCGCACCCCGGCTCGCCGAGCGCTTCACCGTCGTCGCCGCCGACCTTCGCGGCTATGGCGACAGCGGCAAGCCGGCGACCGATGCCGGCCACACGCCCTATGCCAAGCGCGCCATGGCTAAGGACATGGCGGAGGTGATGTCGGCCCTCGGCCACGAGACCTTCTTCGTCTGCGGCCATGACCGCGGCGCCCGCGTCGCCCACCGCCTCGCCCTCGACCATGCCGAGCGGGTCAGGAAGCTCTGCGTCCTCGACATCGCGCCGACCCGCGAGATGTATGCCGGGACGACCGACACCTTCGCCCGCGCCTACTGGCACTGGTTCTTCCTCATCACCCCCGCGCCCTTCCCCGAGCGGATGATCGCCGCCGACCCGGATGCCTACTGGCTGAAGAAATGCGGCTCGGGCTCGGCCGGCCTGTCGCCCTTCACGCCGGAGGCGCTCGCCGAATACCTGCGCTGCTTCCGCGACCCCGCCACCATCCATGCGAGCTGCGAGGACTACCGCGCCGCCGCCACCATCGACATCGCCCATGACGATGCCGACGGCGACAGGAAGGTCGCCTGCCCCATGCGGGTGCTCTGGGGCCAGCATGGCGTCATCGAGCGCTGCTTCGACGCGCTGGAGCTCTGGCGGCAGCGGGCGGTGGAGGTCTCCGGCCGCGCCCTGCCCGGCGGGCATTACCTCGCCGAGGAGCTTCCCGAGGAGGTTGCCGGGGAGCTGGAGGCGTTCTTCGGCTGA
- a CDS encoding tartrate dehydrogenase: MKTYRIAAIPGDGIGTEVVSAGVEVLEALAARDGGFAMAFDHFDWGGEYYKKHGRMMPEDGREQIRRHDAILFGSAGHPDIPDHITLWGLRLAICQPFDQYANVRPTRILPGITSPLRHVTGPELDWVIVRENSEGEYAGVGGRVHQGLPIEAATDVSMMTRAGVTRIMRFAFRLAQSRPRKLLTVVTKSNAQRYAMVMWDEIAVEVAKEFPDVTWDKAIVDAMTMRMTLKPESIDTVVATNLHADILSDLAAALAGSLGIAPTANLNPEREFPSMFEPIHGSAFDIMGKGIANPIGTFWSSAMMLDHLGAFGAAARLMRAIERVTADASLHTPDLGGQATTRKVTDAVIAAIRADNE; the protein is encoded by the coding sequence ATGAAGACCTATCGCATCGCCGCCATTCCTGGAGACGGCATCGGCACCGAGGTGGTGTCCGCCGGCGTCGAGGTGCTCGAGGCCCTTGCCGCCCGCGACGGTGGCTTCGCCATGGCCTTCGACCATTTCGACTGGGGCGGCGAGTACTACAAGAAGCACGGGCGCATGATGCCGGAGGATGGCCGCGAGCAGATCCGCCGCCACGACGCCATCCTCTTCGGCTCAGCCGGCCATCCCGACATTCCCGACCACATCACGCTCTGGGGCCTGAGGCTCGCCATCTGCCAGCCCTTCGACCAGTACGCCAATGTGCGGCCGACCCGCATCCTGCCGGGCATCACCTCGCCGCTGCGCCACGTCACCGGGCCGGAGCTCGACTGGGTCATCGTCCGCGAGAATTCCGAGGGCGAATATGCCGGCGTCGGCGGCCGCGTTCACCAGGGCCTGCCGATCGAGGCGGCGACCGACGTGTCGATGATGACCCGCGCCGGCGTCACCCGCATCATGCGCTTCGCCTTCCGGCTCGCCCAGTCGCGGCCGCGCAAGCTCCTCACCGTCGTCACCAAGTCCAACGCCCAGCGCTATGCCATGGTGATGTGGGACGAGATCGCCGTGGAGGTCGCCAAGGAATTCCCGGACGTGACCTGGGACAAGGCCATCGTCGACGCCATGACCATGCGCATGACGCTCAAGCCCGAGAGCATCGACACGGTGGTGGCGACCAACCTCCACGCCGACATCCTCTCCGACCTCGCCGCGGCCCTCGCCGGCTCGCTGGGCATCGCCCCGACCGCAAACCTCAATCCCGAGCGCGAATTCCCCTCGATGTTCGAGCCGATCCACGGCTCGGCCTTCGACATCATGGGCAAGGGCATCGCCAATCCCATCGGCACCTTCTGGTCATCGGCCATGATGCTCGACCATCTCGGGGCGTTCGGCGCCGCCGCCCGCCTGATGCGCGCCATCGAACGCGTCACCGCCGACGCGTCGCTTCACACGCCGGATCTCGGCGGCCAGGCGACGACGCGCAAGGTCACCGATGCGGTAATCGCCGCCATCCGCGCCGACAACGAATAG
- a CDS encoding tripartite tricarboxylate transporter substrate-binding protein yields the protein MTRLTRRTTLALAALAGLAAMPGAQAQTFPDRPITLVVPFAAGGPTDIIARIMAEHMARTLGQSIVVENVAGAGGTTGSTRVARSTPDGYTLVMGNLGTHSASVGLYPRLAYDPRTDFEPVINAAGTPMLIAAHKDFPANTLQELIALIKANPGRYNYGHGGVGSTSHLTCVFFHHLVGAPVQHVPFRGSGPAMAALLGKQLDYVCDQTVGIVPQLANLKTFVVATPGRLPTAPDVPTSAEAGLAAFQAVGWNAIFAPKGTPKEIVDRLNAAGRAALADEGVRRRLLELGCEIPDAAGQTPDALRAHVAAEVDKWTPVIRAAGVTAN from the coding sequence ATGACACGACTGACCCGACGCACCACGCTCGCTCTTGCCGCCCTGGCCGGTCTTGCCGCCATGCCGGGGGCGCAGGCCCAGACCTTCCCGGACCGCCCCATCACCCTCGTCGTGCCCTTCGCCGCGGGCGGGCCGACCGACATCATCGCCCGCATCATGGCCGAGCACATGGCCCGCACGCTTGGCCAGTCCATCGTGGTGGAGAATGTCGCGGGGGCCGGCGGCACCACCGGCTCGACCCGCGTCGCCCGCTCAACGCCCGACGGCTACACGCTCGTCATGGGCAATCTCGGCACGCATTCGGCCTCGGTCGGCCTCTATCCGCGCCTCGCCTATGATCCGCGCACCGATTTCGAGCCGGTGATCAATGCCGCCGGCACGCCCATGCTGATCGCCGCCCACAAGGACTTCCCGGCCAATACGCTGCAAGAGCTCATCGCCCTCATCAAGGCCAATCCGGGCCGCTACAATTACGGGCATGGCGGCGTCGGCTCGACCTCGCACCTGACCTGTGTGTTCTTCCACCACCTCGTCGGCGCACCGGTCCAGCACGTGCCGTTCCGCGGCTCCGGCCCGGCCATGGCGGCGCTGCTCGGCAAGCAGCTCGACTATGTCTGCGACCAGACGGTCGGCATCGTGCCGCAGCTCGCCAACCTCAAGACCTTCGTGGTGGCGACGCCCGGCCGCCTGCCGACGGCGCCCGATGTGCCGACCAGCGCCGAGGCGGGCCTTGCCGCCTTCCAGGCGGTCGGCTGGAACGCCATCTTCGCGCCGAAGGGCACGCCGAAGGAGATCGTCGACCGGCTGAACGCCGCCGGCCGCGCGGCGCTGGCCGATGAGGGCGTGCGCCGCCGTCTGCTCGAGCTCGGCTGCGAGATCCCGGATGCGGCCGGCCAGACGCCGGATGCGCTGCGGGCGCATGTGGCGGCGGAGGTCGACAAGTGGACGCCGGTCATCCGGGCCGCGGGTGTGACCGCGAACTGA
- a CDS encoding tartrate dehydrogenase, producing MARSNTYKLAVIPGDGIGKEVMPEGLRVLEAAARKFRFSVDLDHHDFSSWDYYEKHGRMMPEDWKAKIGGSDAIFFGAVGMPDKIPDHISLWGSLLLMRREFDQYVNLRPVKLMPGVPSPLANRKPGDIDFFVVRENTEGEYSSVGGRMFPGTEREFVLQETVMTRIGVDRILKYAFELAMKRPRKKLTSATKSNGISISMPYWDERVAEMKKAYPDVAVDQYHIDILTAHFVLNPDRFDVVVASNLFGDILSDLGPACTGTIGIAPSGNINPDRKFPSLFEPVHGSAPDIAGKGIANPIGQIWSAAMMLDHLGEPEAAAAIVRAIEEVLAKAEYRTRDLGGTADTVGCGKAVADALA from the coding sequence ATGGCCCGTTCCAACACCTACAAGCTCGCCGTCATTCCCGGCGACGGCATCGGCAAGGAGGTCATGCCCGAGGGCCTGCGCGTTCTCGAGGCCGCGGCGCGCAAGTTCCGCTTCTCGGTCGATCTCGACCACCACGACTTCTCGTCCTGGGACTATTACGAGAAGCACGGCCGCATGATGCCCGAGGACTGGAAGGCGAAGATCGGCGGCTCGGACGCCATCTTCTTCGGCGCCGTCGGCATGCCCGACAAGATCCCCGACCACATCTCGCTCTGGGGCTCGCTGCTGCTGATGCGCCGCGAGTTCGACCAGTACGTGAACCTGCGCCCGGTGAAGCTGATGCCGGGCGTCCCCTCGCCGCTCGCCAACCGCAAGCCCGGCGACATCGACTTCTTCGTCGTGCGCGAGAACACCGAGGGCGAGTATTCCTCGGTTGGCGGGCGCATGTTCCCGGGCACGGAGCGCGAATTCGTGCTGCAGGAGACGGTGATGACCCGCATCGGCGTCGACCGCATCCTGAAATATGCCTTCGAGCTCGCGATGAAGCGGCCGCGCAAGAAGCTGACCAGCGCCACCAAGTCCAACGGCATCTCGATCTCGATGCCCTACTGGGACGAGCGCGTCGCCGAGATGAAGAAGGCCTATCCGGACGTCGCCGTGGACCAGTACCACATCGACATCCTCACCGCGCATTTCGTGCTGAACCCCGACCGCTTCGACGTGGTCGTCGCCTCGAACCTCTTCGGCGACATCCTCTCCGACCTCGGCCCGGCCTGCACCGGCACGATCGGCATCGCGCCGTCGGGCAACATCAACCCGGACCGCAAGTTCCCCTCGCTCTTCGAGCCGGTCCACGGCTCGGCCCCGGACATCGCCGGCAAGGGCATCGCCAATCCCATCGGCCAGATCTGGTCGGCGGCGATGATGCTCGACCATCTCGGCGAGCCGGAGGCGGCCGCGGCCATCGTCCGTGCCATCGAGGAGGTTCTGGCGAAGGCCGAGTACCGCACCCGCGACCTCGGCGGCACGGCCGACACGGTCGGTTGCGGCAAGGCGGTGGCCGACGCCCTGGCGTAA
- a CDS encoding GntR family transcriptional regulator, which translates to MTLSRSSDPPSRPSRGDDAYAAIKEAIRDGTFAPGYQASAQEIALRLGVSRTPVHEALLKLQEEGLVRIVPKRGIVICALAPDDVREIYDVMIAIEGRAAELAAGLSEERRAAVADALAAATDRMEAALAAGDMRAWGVADEDFHRGLVEACGNGRIDRIARTVADQMHRARMLTLNLRGNLTASTAEHRAIAAAIRGGDGAAADRAARAHRQRTQGELLPLLAAWGLKHL; encoded by the coding sequence GTGACCCTGTCGCGCTCCTCCGATCCGCCCAGCCGCCCGTCCCGGGGCGACGACGCCTATGCCGCCATCAAGGAGGCGATCCGCGACGGCACCTTTGCGCCCGGCTACCAGGCGTCGGCGCAGGAGATCGCGCTGCGCCTCGGCGTCAGCCGCACCCCTGTCCACGAGGCGCTGCTGAAGCTGCAGGAGGAGGGGCTCGTCCGCATCGTGCCGAAGCGCGGCATCGTCATCTGCGCCCTTGCCCCCGACGATGTCCGCGAGATCTACGACGTGATGATCGCCATCGAGGGCCGCGCGGCCGAACTCGCCGCGGGCCTGTCCGAGGAGCGCCGCGCGGCGGTGGCCGATGCGCTGGCCGCGGCGACGGACCGCATGGAAGCCGCGCTCGCGGCGGGCGACATGCGGGCCTGGGGCGTGGCGGATGAGGACTTCCACCGCGGTCTTGTGGAAGCCTGCGGCAATGGCCGCATCGACCGCATCGCCCGCACCGTCGCCGACCAGATGCACAGGGCCCGCATGCTCACCTTGAACCTGCGCGGCAACCTGACGGCCTCCACGGCCGAGCACCGGGCCATCGCGGCGGCCATCCGCGGCGGCGACGGCGCCGCGGCCGACCGGGCCGCGCGCGCCCATCGCCAGCGCACGCAGGGCGAACTCCTGCCGCTGCTCGCGGCCTGGGGCCTCAAACATCTCTGA
- a CDS encoding TerC family protein, with translation MDFSTLTWIGLLQVIWINIILSGDNAVVIALACRGLPERQRLIGMVLGAGVAIALRVVFTLFVATLLDMPFLRLAGGLLLFWIAVKLVTDEGEGDDHIQASDKLFHAVKTVAIADAVMSLDNVLAIAAVARDSKAMLVIGLIISIPLIVAGASLIMKLLERLPILVWAGAGLLGWLAGDMMLNDPIVKGYLGGEVVHRFELPAEVVGAAIVIGIAYLIRRTRTAEAV, from the coding sequence ATGGATTTCTCGACTCTGACCTGGATCGGTCTTCTCCAGGTCATCTGGATCAACATCATCCTCTCCGGCGACAATGCGGTCGTCATCGCTCTGGCCTGTCGCGGCCTGCCCGAACGCCAGCGGCTGATCGGCATGGTGCTGGGCGCCGGCGTCGCCATCGCGCTGCGCGTCGTCTTCACGCTCTTCGTCGCCACGCTCCTCGACATGCCCTTCCTGCGGCTCGCGGGCGGCCTGCTCCTCTTCTGGATCGCCGTGAAGCTCGTCACCGACGAGGGTGAGGGCGACGACCACATCCAGGCCTCCGACAAGCTCTTCCACGCGGTGAAGACGGTCGCCATCGCTGATGCTGTCATGAGCCTCGACAACGTGCTGGCCATCGCCGCCGTCGCCCGCGACAGCAAGGCGATGCTGGTCATCGGCCTGATCATCTCGATCCCGCTGATCGTCGCCGGCGCCTCGCTCATCATGAAGCTGCTGGAGCGCCTGCCGATCCTCGTCTGGGCCGGCGCGGGCCTGCTCGGCTGGCTGGCCGGCGACATGATGCTCAACGACCCGATCGTGAAGGGCTATCTCGGCGGCGAGGTGGTCCATCGCTTCGAGCTGCCGGCCGAAGTGGTCGGAGCGGCCATCGTCATCGGCATCGCCTACCTGATTCGACGCACGCGAACGGCCGAAGCCGTCTGA
- a CDS encoding TerC family protein — MDNQFWIGLLQIIWIDLLLSGDNAVVIALACRGLPEKQRKMGVLLGAGAAVGLRIIFALIITYLLAIPFLKLVGGLLLLWIAAKLAIGEEEGGHGEIAETDNLWAAVRTVAIADAVMSLDNVLAIAAASHGNVWLFVFGLALTIPLIIFGSALILGIIERFPLFVWAGAALLGWIAGDMLLNDPFVLKQLQAFNPALVVQDLVNPAVGWKAAPLPHYIAAVSGAVLVVAIGLIVRRRRTEASAAH, encoded by the coding sequence ATGGACAATCAATTCTGGATCGGCCTTCTCCAGATCATCTGGATCGACCTCCTGCTCTCCGGCGACAACGCGGTCGTCATCGCGCTGGCCTGCCGCGGCCTGCCCGAGAAGCAGCGCAAGATGGGCGTCCTGCTCGGCGCCGGTGCGGCCGTCGGCCTGCGCATCATCTTCGCCCTGATCATCACCTATCTGCTCGCCATCCCCTTCCTGAAGCTCGTCGGCGGCCTGCTGCTGCTCTGGATCGCCGCCAAGCTGGCGATCGGCGAGGAAGAGGGCGGCCATGGCGAGATCGCCGAGACCGACAATCTGTGGGCCGCGGTGCGCACCGTCGCCATCGCCGATGCGGTGATGAGCCTCGACAACGTGCTCGCCATCGCCGCCGCCTCGCACGGCAATGTCTGGCTCTTCGTCTTCGGTCTGGCGCTCACCATCCCGCTGATCATCTTCGGCTCGGCGCTGATCCTCGGCATCATCGAGCGCTTCCCGCTCTTCGTCTGGGCCGGCGCGGCCCTGCTCGGCTGGATCGCCGGCGACATGCTGCTGAACGACCCCTTCGTCCTGAAGCAGCTCCAGGCCTTCAACCCGGCCCTCGTTGTCCAGGACCTGGTCAACCCCGCCGTCGGCTGGAAGGCCGCTCCGCTGCCGCACTACATCGCCGCCGTCTCCGGCGCGGTGCTGGTGGTGGCCATCGGCCTCATCGTGCGCCGCCGCCGCACCGAGGCCTCGGCCGCCCACTGA
- a CDS encoding tripartite tricarboxylate transporter substrate-binding protein translates to MNRRHLVAATAAALVAGAMPAAAQTYPARPITMIIPFAAGGPTDVVARIVAEAMSKNLGQAIVIENVAGAGGTTGSTRLTQAAPDGYSIMIGHTGTHAASVALYPNLRYNPVSDFAPIGLVNTNAILITAKKALPANNLTEFVAWLKANERTANNAHAGIGSVSHTTCLLLHAIIGVKPQSVPYRGTGPAMNDLVAGQVDYLCDQVVNVAPQVRAGTIKAFAVAQPQRNAALPDVPTTAEAGLPAYQVVVWNAMLAPKGTPDAIVTRLNQALVAALNDDGVKARLAELGADLPTGNLATPAGLRAFLEAEIAKWTPVIKEAGVTASN, encoded by the coding sequence ATGAATCGTCGTCATCTCGTTGCCGCGACCGCTGCGGCCCTCGTCGCCGGCGCCATGCCGGCTGCCGCGCAGACCTATCCGGCACGGCCCATCACCATGATTATCCCGTTCGCCGCCGGCGGCCCGACCGACGTCGTCGCCCGCATCGTGGCTGAGGCCATGTCGAAGAACCTCGGCCAGGCCATCGTCATCGAGAACGTCGCCGGCGCCGGCGGCACCACCGGCTCGACCCGCCTCACCCAGGCGGCTCCGGACGGCTACTCGATCATGATCGGCCATACCGGCACCCACGCCGCCTCGGTCGCGCTCTATCCGAACCTGCGCTACAACCCGGTCTCGGATTTCGCGCCGATCGGCCTGGTCAACACCAACGCCATCCTGATCACCGCCAAGAAGGCGCTGCCGGCGAACAACCTCACCGAGTTCGTCGCCTGGCTGAAGGCCAATGAGCGCACCGCCAACAACGCCCATGCCGGCATCGGCTCGGTCAGCCACACGACCTGCCTCCTGCTGCACGCCATCATCGGCGTGAAGCCGCAGTCGGTCCCCTATCGCGGCACCGGCCCGGCCATGAACGACCTCGTCGCCGGCCAGGTCGACTATCTCTGCGACCAGGTGGTCAACGTCGCCCCGCAGGTCCGCGCCGGCACGATCAAGGCCTTCGCCGTCGCCCAGCCGCAGCGCAACGCCGCCCTCCCCGACGTCCCGACCACTGCCGAGGCCGGCCTGCCCGCCTACCAGGTCGTCGTCTGGAACGCGATGCTCGCGCCGAAGGGCACGCCGGATGCGATCGTCACCCGCCTCAACCAGGCCCTCGTCGCCGCGCTGAACGATGATGGCGTAAAGGCCCGCCTCGCCGAACTCGGCGCCGACCTGCCGACCGGCAACCTCGCCACCCCCGCTGGCCTGCGCGCCTTCCTCGAGGCCGAGATCGCCAAGTGGACCCCGGTCATCAAGGAGGCGGGCGTCACCGCCTCCAACTGA
- a CDS encoding putative 2-aminoethylphosphonate ABC transporter substrate-binding protein, which translates to MVGGAKSGLRGWLAAIAVSLVAAAAPAAAQQRTLVTLYSAVETDQLSVLKQAIETDMPDIEVRWVRDSTGVITARVLAERATPRADMILGLAATSLLLFAEQDLLEPYRPAGVDQLKPAFQDRSAAYRWTGMDAYVAAICFNRDEARKVGAPAINRWSDLLHPSLRQRIVMPHPASSGTGFLLVSGWIQMMGEEAAWRFMEQLHESIALYTHSGSAPCVQAGRGERVVGLSFDMRGARERTNGAPIDVVVPEDGAGWEMEAFALMRNRPPAQAAAARRIADWAASKRANELYAQFYAVVAHRDVANKPANYPPFAEARMLRSDFSWMAQNRDRILSEWSRRFDQRLPAPR; encoded by the coding sequence ATGGTCGGGGGGGCGAAATCGGGGCTGAGAGGCTGGCTCGCCGCCATCGCCGTGTCGCTTGTCGCTGCTGCGGCGCCGGCCGCTGCCCAGCAACGCACGCTGGTGACGCTCTACTCGGCAGTCGAGACGGATCAGCTCTCCGTCCTCAAACAGGCGATCGAGACCGACATGCCGGATATCGAGGTGCGCTGGGTGCGCGACTCGACCGGCGTTATCACCGCCCGCGTGCTGGCCGAACGCGCGACGCCCCGCGCCGACATGATCCTCGGCCTTGCGGCCACCAGCCTGCTGCTCTTCGCTGAACAGGACCTTCTGGAGCCTTATCGTCCCGCAGGGGTGGACCAGCTCAAGCCCGCCTTCCAGGACCGCAGCGCGGCCTATCGCTGGACCGGCATGGACGCCTATGTAGCGGCCATCTGCTTCAACCGCGACGAGGCCCGCAAGGTCGGCGCGCCCGCCATCAACCGCTGGAGCGACCTGCTCCATCCCTCGCTGCGCCAGCGCATCGTCATGCCGCATCCCGCCTCCTCCGGCACCGGCTTCCTGCTGGTCTCGGGCTGGATCCAGATGATGGGCGAGGAGGCGGCGTGGCGGTTCATGGAACAGCTGCACGAGAGCATCGCGCTCTACACCCATTCCGGCAGCGCGCCCTGCGTCCAGGCCGGGCGCGGCGAGCGCGTCGTCGGCCTGTCCTTCGACATGCGTGGCGCCCGCGAGCGAACCAATGGCGCGCCCATTGACGTCGTGGTGCCCGAGGACGGGGCGGGCTGGGAGATGGAGGCCTTCGCGCTGATGCGCAACCGGCCACCGGCCCAGGCCGCAGCCGCCCGCCGGATCGCCGACTGGGCGGCGAGCAAGCGCGCCAACGAGCTCTATGCCCAGTTCTACGCCGTGGTGGCGCACCGGGACGTCGCCAACAAGCCGGCGAACTATCCGCCCTTCGCCGAAGCCCGCATGCTGCGCAGCGACTTCTCCTGGATGGCGCAGAACCGCGACCGGATCCTCAGCGAATGGTCGCGACGCTTCGACCAGCGCCTTCCCGCCCCCCGCTGA